GCGAAGAAGGGTGGGAAGAAAGCAGGGTGGGAAGAAAGATGGGTGGGAAGAAAGCAGGGTGGGAAGAAAGATGGGTGGGAAGAAAGATGGGTGGGAAGAAAGCAGGGTGGGAAGAAAGCAGGGTGGGAGTAAAGAAGGAACGCAGCAGATAGCCGGGGCAGCAAGACTGAACGTCAAAACCCTATACTAACAAACCGACAAGCAAGCCATCCTCATGCGAGAACAAATCCGTGCCAAGCCTCTATGTCAACGAATCCATCTTAATTCACGCACCGATCCAACAAGTCTTTGACACGGTTGCGAACTTTGGCACGTGGAGCGAATGGTCACCTTGGCTGGTCGCTGACCCGGACTGCGAGATCAAGATCGATGGCGAGGCTAGCCAAGCCGGTGGCTGCTATCAATGGAACGGCGACGTCTGCGGCCAAGGCTCGATGACTCACATGAAAGTCGAAGCCCCACATCGCTTGGTCGAACAACTCACGTTCATCAAACCGTTTCGTTCCCAAGCCGAAGTCCTGTTCGAATTTGAATCCGTCGGCGACCAAACGCGAGTCAACTGGATCATGAACGGGACTTGGCCATGGCTGCTATTTTGGATGAAGAAACAGATGGCAATCTTCATCAGCATGGACTATCACCGCGGGCTCAAACGCCTCAAAACACTGATTGAAACCGGCTCCATTCCGGCCCAAACAACGATCTCGCCAGGACTCGTTACGCCCCAGAAATTCACGTTCTTGGGCCAGCGAGGCCAATGCGAGTGGGCGGACATCGCTACCGAAATTGGTAAGTCTCTGGAGTCCACTCAATCCAAACTTGCCGCTGCCGCAGTCACTCAAGCCGAACAAGTCGTCACCGTTTACGAGAAGGTCGATCTCAAGAAACAGCGGTTCGAATTCCTGACGGGCTACGTTACCGCCGAACAAACGCCCTGCCCCGCTGGGCTAATCAAACACCAAGTCGGTGGCGAACAATCGGTCCACATTCAGCATGTGGGATGCTACGGGTTCCTAGACGATAGCTGGTCAGCGATCTATCAAATCGCACGAGCACGTCAGAACAAACCGAGCTCAACACCCAGCTATGAACTCAACCGCAACCTACCCGATAAAACCCCAAAGTCCGAACTAATCTCCGAACTCTATTTACCGGTTAAGAGGTAACAATCCGGTTAAGAAGTGACGATCAAGTGAACGACGAAACCGCTTGATAAGCTACAAACGCGGCGCCATAAGCGAGCAGGGTCATGTACACAAACTGGAACACGGCCCAACCCCAGGACCCCGTTTCCTTCTTGGTCACCGCTTGAGTCGGCAAGCACTGCATCGCCAAGACGAAGAACACCAGTAAACTTACACAAGTTGCAGCGTTGAACACCCGTGTCCCGTCATCGTTGGTCGCCGACGCCAATCGCTGCTGAAGGGAAGACTCATTCTCGGGCTCTGGACCAAGCCCATACAACACCGAAAGTGTTGAAACCACGACCTCACGAGCGGCAAAACTGGTCATCACACCAACGCTGATCTTCCAATCAAAGCCAAGCGGCTTGAAGACCGGTGCAACCACTTCGCCCATCCGGCCAATGATCGCGTACTTTTGATCTGCGGAAGCACGCATGTTTTCCAATTCCGGTTCGCTAAGCGTTTCCACCGCGACGTTGTTGGAAGCCAGCGAAGCCTCAAATCCTTCATCAGACAATTTCGGGTAAGTCGATAGGACCCAAATCGCGATTGAGATCAACAAGATTACCGTCCCGGCATCTCGCAAAAACATCCATCCACGTTCATAGGCGTAGCGCAACGCGTTACCGATCGATGGCGCTCGGTAAGGCGGCAAGTCCAAGATCAATGGCGAAGGCTCACCCGGCAACAACGTCAACTTCAATAGGAAAGCAACGACAAAGGCCGCAAGCATGCCCAGTGCGTAAGCAGCCGCGAACAATCCCGCCGCCATCAAGGGCTGACTTGGGAACAACATCGCTGCCACCATGGAATAGACCGGCAACCGCGCCGAGCACGTCATCAGTGGAATCACCATGATCGTGACCAATCGGTCTCGCCGGTTTTCGATCACCTTGGTCGCCATAATCGCCGGTATCGCACAGGCGTGAGCAGCCAGTAGCGGCACGAACGCCTGCCCAGGCAAGCCCACTCGGCGCATCCAACGATCCACCACCACTACGGCCCGGGCCAAGTAGCCTGAATCTTCCAAGATCGCGAGCATGAAGAACAGAATCAGGATCTGTGGCAAGAAAATCATCACGCCACCCACGCCGCCAATGATCCCGTCGGTGACCAAACTCCGAAAGTCGCCTTCGGGAAGCACGCTGCTCACCCATCCGGACAAACTTGCAAAAGCACCATCCAGCCATTCCATCGGATACTGGGCAAAGTAAAAGACCAGCGAAAACGCGGCGAGCATCACCCCCGCGAAGACAACCAAGCCGAACCAAGCATGAGTCAGAATACGGTCAGCCCGGTCGGTCGCCTCATCCGACGCCACCAAAGCGCCTCGCGTGCTCTCGCGTGCCAACGAGGTAGCCCATTGGTGTCCATCGGCGTAGGGACAAACTCGGCACGCGCCACACGCTTCGCTATCCGTATCGGCGGCGAGAGCATTCCCAGCAACCGTCGGCTCACTCTCCGGCTCGCAACCCGGCAAAAGCACAGGCAACGCGGGCCCAGCAAGCACGACTTCCAATTGTGATTTCAGACGATCAAAACCCTCGCCAGTTCGAGCGGACACACCGACAACCGGGCAACCGATCTTGCGAGAAAGCAGCGTCAGGTCAATTTCGATGCCACGTTTACGCGCGGATTCGATCATGTTCACCGCGACCAAAGTCGGGCGTCCATGCTGCAACGCCTGACGAGCAACCACCAGCGTTCGCTGTAAATGGGTCCCGTCAACGACGATCAAGACCGCGTCGGGAGCCTTTTCGGATTCACCCGCAATGAAGTCTCGTGCGACTTCCTCTTCCGGCGAACTGGCTTCCAAGGAATACATCCCTGGTAAATCGACCAACGTGATCGTCTTACCGGCCCGCAACTCCACTCGCCCAATCCGGCGGTCGATTGTCGTGCCCGGGAAATTTGAGGTTTTGGCCAACAGGTTGGTCAGCCGATTGAAGATTGACGTTTTGCCAACATTGGGATTTCCCAACATGGCCACCACTTTCCCAGTGGAAACGTCTGGGTCCAATCCTTCGCCGCCGTTCAAATTCCGATCGTGCAGATCGTCTGACTCGACAGTCCCAGTCGACTCAACCGGTCGACTCATGAAGGGGCCACACTCAAGAAGATGCCACGCGCGATTTCACCGGCGACTGCAATCTTGCCACCGGCCGCTTTCACGATCATCGGGTTACCCCCGCGTGCCAACTGAACCCGCTGTCCTTCAAACAATCCCAACGATTTCAGCCGGGTCGCACATGCTGCGGGAACATCAAGACGGGTGATTTGCCCGCAAGTTCCACGGAATCGATTCAGCGAAGTTTCAATCACGCTCCCGTTGGCCGCAACGGAACCTCCATTGATTGCCCCCGAATTATTCGTTTCGAAAGAATCACTGGCTTCACGTTGGGTGGGCATGGTTTCAATCATGTCGTCAGGTTTTTCCAGAGGACCGTGGTTTCAACAGCGTTTCCCAGCCGCCTCTGATATTCAACGGTCTCTGATTTCCAGAAACCGATGCCACTCAGAAGCCCGTAGGCCGCGAAAGTCAACTTCGCGAGGTATTCAACGTATTCGAAGCCGATCTCGCCAGGAGATCGACCGGGACAGCTCTGATATCGCTTACAAGAAGCAACATCTGGGGCCGAACCCTACTTGAGAATGATTCGCGATTAGACATCAGTGTAGGTAAAGCTCAATACGCAGCCTAGTGGTTTATCGTTTTGAATCAGTAACATTTTGGCGATCTGGGGCAGGTCAGAACGATGGTTCCGTGCCCCCAATTCGCGGCCAAAATGGCTCTGGGGGTTACGATTGGGCCCCTCAACGGCTACAGAACCAATGGTTTGACGCTCGCAAAAGCAAATGGAAGCGGCGGCGACGGCGGACAATCTTCGGCAAAGCGGACGATTCCTCCGCAAAAATTCAATTTCAAGAAAGCACTTAAATTGTCGCACACTAAGACGCTGCTCCAAACGAGCCGTTTCGACGTGGTTGAAATGGAGCTCCCTTCTCGCGACGGACAAACCCACCATCGTGCCTACATTCGGCATCCGGGGGCAGTCGTCCTATTGCCGCTGGTGGATCATGACACCGTCGTGATGATCGAAAATGAACGGACTGGCGTCGGCGAAACCTTGCTGGAACTTCCCGCGGGAACCCGAGACCCCGGTGAACCCGTACTGACTACTGCGGGGCGTGAATTGGTCGAGGAAACCGGTTACGCAGCCGCTCAACTGGACGTTGTTTGTGAATTTTACTCCGCACCGGGACTGGGTAACGAACTGATGCATTTAGTCGTGGCCCAAGATTTAACAGCCGGTGAGCAACAACTCGAAGCGACCGAACGTATCAAACCACGACTGGTGAATCGAAAAGAGATCGAGCAATTGGTGCGAAGCCACTCCATTCGCGATTCCAAAACCCTCGTTGGCTTACAGTGCTTCCTTCTCGATCACCATCTGACTTAACGATTCCATGGAATTACCTCTACTGCGTCGCTGCGTTTGCGAACTGATCGGAACTTATTGTCTGGTCTTGCTTGGCTGCGGCGCGATGGTCGTCGACGCTCAAACAGGGGCTCTGACCCATGTCGGTGTCGCGACGGTCTGGGGACTGATCGTGATGACCATGATCTACTCCATCGGCGACCTTAGCGGCGCTCACATGAACCCCGCCGTCTCGATTGCATTCACGGCGTTGGGAAGATTGCCCACTCGCGACGCGGCTAGCTACATGGTCGCCCAGTTCATTGGCGCGACTTTAGCCGCCTTGTCACTGCGAGCGGTGCTAGGCGTGGGCGACTCTCAACTTGGTGCCACGATGACCATCTTGCCACCCATGTCAACTTGGTGCGTTGAAGCCATGATGACCGGCATCCTGATGTGGATCGTGATGGGAGTATCCACGGGTGCCAAAGAGAAATCGATCACCGCCGGGCTGGCGGTTGGTGCCACGATCACCATGGAAGCGTTCGTGGCTGGCCCACTCACCAACGCCTCCATGAACCCTGCCCGCAGTCTCGGCCCTGCAATCGCGGCCAGCTATTTTGAAAACCTATGGCTCTATGTCACCGCACCGATCGCTGGTGCACTCGCAGGTGGATTCTTGTATCACTGGATCCGCGCGGACTCCAATCCAAATCCCGTCATCGAACACATCACCACGCCGGAAATCGAAATCACGGCTTCATCGACTTAAGTCACTTTGGGAAGGTTCATCATGAAAGCGTTCGAAGCAACCCGGCTATTCTTCAATCAAGCCGCTGACCAGCTGGATATCAGCGAGGAACTTCGCGAGGCATTGCTAATGCCCGATCGCGAAGTTCAGGTTCAAGTCACGATTCGCTTGGATAGCGGAAAGCTAGCAAACTTTGTTGGCTTTCGTGTTCAACACGATCACAGTCGCGGGCCAATGAAGGGCGGCTTGCGGTACCACACCGAAGTGGACCTAGACGAAACCCGCGCCCTGGCCAGTCTGATGACCTGGAAAACGGCTGTCGTGAACCTGCCTTATGGTGGTGCCAAAGGCGGCATCGGCGTGGACCCGAACGACCTTTCCCGTTCCGAAATCGAACGTCTCACCCGGGCGTTCGTCGATCAGATCCACGACATCGTGGGCCCGGACACCGACATCCCCGCCCCTGACATGGGCACCGACCACCAAGTCATGAGCTGGTTCCGCAACCAGTGGGAAAAGTACCACGGCTTCCACCCCGCTGTGATCACCGGCAAGCCAGTGGAAGAGTACGGTGCAAAGGGTCGCGAAGAGGCCACCGGCCGAGGCGTTGGCACCTTGACCAACAAGCTGATCCGCCGACTTGGCATGGCCTCGGAAAAAACACGGGTCGCCATTCAGGGGTTTGGAAACGTGGGCTCGCATGCGGCAAAGTTTTTACACGAAGCCCAATTTCCGATCGTCGCCGTTTCGGATGTCACCGGGACGTACTATCACCAAGACGGCTTGAACATTCCTGAGTTGCTACGGCACAAGATCGCGCACCCCAAAGGTCTGCTCGAAGGCTTCGAACATGCCGAACATCTACCATTGGAGGCACTGCTTAAACTGGACAAGCTGGACGTTTTGATCCCCGCCGCGTTGGGCGGTGTGATCACAACAGAAAACGCCGGTTCCATCTCGGCCAAAGTGATCATCGAAGCCGCCAACGGTCCCGTCCATCCAGGTGCGGATGAAATGCTGCATCAAAAAGGCGTGACGATCCTCCCTGACATCCTTGCCAATGCGGGTGGTGTCACGGTCAGCTATTTCGAATGGGTGCAAAACCGCCAGCACTATCGGTGGTCGCTTGACCGCGTTCGCCAAGAACTCGATCACACTATGAACCAAGCCTTCGAAGACGTTTGGCAAATGGCTTCGCAACACAACGTGTCATTGCGAACGGCGGCCTACATGATCGGGATCGCCCGAGTCAAACGAGCCACCGAACTGGCGGGACTTGCTTAAGGTTTCTCAAGCATACATCTAGGGCTGCTTCCACCTAGAAAATGCCCGTGCGGCTTTGGAGCCACGTGCGGATTTGGAGCCATGCACCTGAATCCGCGTCGACATTTTGTGACCTAGGCTTTCCAGTGAACTCTTTCTCGCTGGAAACGCCGGAACCCTCGTCGACATGTCAAAAACGGAACTATCGCTCCCAAGCAAACAATCCTTCCAGATTGTCTCGCTCGTGGCCACCGTCCTGGTCGTGGGCATCCACTATCGGTCCACCGTTCCCAGCTCCAGCGTGTATTCGCAGCTGGACTTCAACGAGATTGCTCAAGAGTTTCTGTTCGGTGGAGTGGCTCGTATTGCGGTGCCTCTGTTTGCATTTCTTGCTGGCCTGTTCTACTTCCGCAGTGACGACGGGACCCGCGCCACTTATCTTAAGAAACTGAATCAACGCGTTCGCAGCGTTGGCATCCCGTACTTACTTGCCGGCCTGATCGCCGTGGCAGTTTGGTGTGGGATTCGGGTCCTGGAAAAGAAATTCAGTGAACTCACGCCGGGCAACTTGCTATCAATGTGGATCCTGCGTCCACCCGCTGAACAACTCTGGTTTCTGCGTGATCTGATGGTCTTGGTAGCCATCGCCCCGCTGATTCGACGAGTCGTTCTTCATCAAATGAATAGGCCATGGTGGATCGCAGTCCTCGGCGGCATGTGGCTATTCAACCTGCAATGCTTTCCGATCGTTTCGGGTTGGTATCTGTTGAACATCGAAACGCTACTCTTCTTCTCGATTGGTTGCCTTGCCGCTCAAGACACCAACTGGGCAACCCGCCTAGAAAATGCGTCGCCCACACTGGTAACACGAACGACAATCCTGTGGCTCGCCTTGGTGGCAACACGCGTTTGGCTGCGGCCCAACTTTGACATTTGGTACGTATCCCGTCACGGGTTTCTCGACCTGATCCTGCACCAGGGATCAATCGTTGTGGGTGGTTGCGCCGTAATGATGCTGGCTTACCGCATCCGGAACGCATTTTTGTTGAACGTGTCCAGCGCCTCATTCTTCGTCTATCTCGTCCATGAGTTTCCACTTCGAGCGGTCATCGAGAAGATCTCGGCGCGGACCCTCCCCGCTGACACGGCTTGCTGGATCGTCATGCCAATGGTGGTGGTTGGCTGTTACGCAGTCGCCTTTCAACTAGCTCGCTTTTCACCGCAAGGGTTTGCGATTTTCACCGGCGGACGCTTACCGACTTCGAAACTACCTGTTCAAGATTCTGTAGCTCAACCACTCGCATCAAGCCGCGGCTTGGGCTTGCCACTGAAGCAGTTTCTGACGAAGCGATCGAAACGCTTCCTCGGGTGAGTTGTTCTTTTTGGGAACATAGACCGGCGTCATTGGTTCAGGGCACAACACGATTCCGAACGGCGTTCGGTACAGTTGGACCTGTTCACCAGGCCAGCGATGAACACCGCCCGACGTCGTGATCACCAGCTCTTCTTCGTCGACCCCGACCACGCAAACCGAATCTCGGATCATCCCCAACTGGGCGACCTGCTTTCGAATAATGTTCTTGGAATGGTGAACTAACGCCGTGTAGATCACGGTCACCAACAACATCGCCACCGCAAAGACGGCTAGAAAAAACAGGGTGCCTTGCGACACCGACCAAAAGATCGCAGCACCACTGCCAAAGATCATCAACAGCGATCCGATCGACAACCTCAACGGATGTCGATGCAGCAACAGGTGATCAACGGCATGCCGCAACACACCTTTGGTCAATCGAAACGAAACCTCTGTCGACCCATCACCCAAGCCCTCAACACGGGTCCCTTCAGCGGATTCGACCGAGCTAACTTGATAGGGATTGGTGGGCGACGAAGTCATGCACTACTACTTTTTGCGAGGCGTACTTTGCCCGGTCATCTTGGGCGGTTCCGGGATCGGAATGTCTTTTAATAGCCGTCGAATGATCGCGTCCGTATCCATGCCTTCGGCTTGAGCCTGGAAATTGGTGGCAATTCGGTGCCGCAGGACTGGCAAAGCCACCCGTTGAACATCAGCCGGTTCGCAATTGAATCGACCCTGCATCGCCGCCATCGCTTTGGCTCCCGCGATCAAGTTCTGTCCCGCGCGCGGCCCCGCTCCCCAGTCCACCAACTCGCGAACGTACTCAGGTGCCGACTCGTCACTCGGACGTGTTGCCCGCACCAGTTGTGATGCATAGCGAATCACCAACGGGCCGGCAGCGATACTGCCGACCAGCTTTTGGCAAGTCAAAATGGCTCGGGCGGAAAGGACTTTGTTCACGCTGACCGTCTCGCCACGGGTCGTCGCCGTTAAAATCCGTTCCTCTTCTTCCGCGGTGGGATAGTCGATCTTGATATTGAACATGAAGCGGTCAAGCTGGGCCTCAGGAAGCGGGTAGGTTCCCTCTTGCTCAACCGGGTTTTGAGTCGCAATGGTGAAGAACGGGTCGGGCAAGGTATGCGTCTCGCGTCCCACCGAAACCTGCCGTTCCTGCATCGCCTCCAGCAGCGCGGCTTGGGTCTTCGGCGGCGTCCGGTTGATTTCGTCAGCCAGCAAAATATTGGTGAAAATCGGCCCTTCGACAAACCGGAAGCTGCGACGCCCCGATTCGTCTTCCTCGAGAACCTGTGTCCCGGTGATGTCCGATGGCATCAAGTCCGGCGTGAACTGCACGCGTTTGAACGAAACATCCAAGATGTCCGAAAGCGTGCTGACCATCAAAGTTTTGGCGAGTCCCGGCACGCCCTCCAACAAACAGTGGCCACGCGTAAAAATGGCAGCCAATAGTTGTTCAATCGTTTCCGTTTGGCCGACAATGACTTTACCCAGCTCGTCTCGCATCTTTTGCTGATGCTCCGAGAACTCCCGCAACACATCGGCCAGGTTCCGAGGCTTGTTGCCGGCGTTTGCGGTCGGGCTCGATTTGGGCGACACTGCGCCAGGTTCACGACCTGCCTCACGCACCGGCGGCGGTGGGGGCCCAGCCTGCGCAGCCCCAGCAGGTGCGGGACCAGTTGGTGCAGGAATAGGCGGAGTGTTCCGAGGCGGCGTAGGCAAATCAGTCATCCAGGACGACACAATGGTTGAAAGAAAAACGGATACTCAACACCAACAATGCCTCACCAGTCTAGGCTTTGGGGCCCGAAATCCAAATCCGATTCTACCGGGAATCCGATCGCTTCGTCTGGGAATCCGATCTCGGCTTTGGATGCTATCGATCGTGGTTTGGACATTTGCGTTGGCCTGCAGTCCTGCTCGCGCCGAAATCGACGCACTGACCGTACAACGTTCCATCGACCGAGGAATTGAATATCTTCGCAAAACGCAAAAGCCCCAAGGCGGATGGAACGAATACGGTGGTCAATCTTGTGGATTATCGGCGTTGTGTACCCTCGCATGGGTGAACGCCGGCGTTTCCCGCCAAGATCCCAACCTGATCCAAGCCCTGGACTACCTGCGCGGCTTTGAACCCAAGCAGACCTATTCTGTCGCTTTGCAAACACTGGTTTTT
This genomic interval from Neorhodopirellula lusitana contains the following:
- a CDS encoding SRPBCC family protein, whose protein sequence is MPSLYVNESILIHAPIQQVFDTVANFGTWSEWSPWLVADPDCEIKIDGEASQAGGCYQWNGDVCGQGSMTHMKVEAPHRLVEQLTFIKPFRSQAEVLFEFESVGDQTRVNWIMNGTWPWLLFWMKKQMAIFISMDYHRGLKRLKTLIETGSIPAQTTISPGLVTPQKFTFLGQRGQCEWADIATEIGKSLESTQSKLAAAAVTQAEQVVTVYEKVDLKKQRFEFLTGYVTAEQTPCPAGLIKHQVGGEQSVHIQHVGCYGFLDDSWSAIYQIARARQNKPSSTPSYELNRNLPDKTPKSELISELYLPVKR
- the feoB gene encoding ferrous iron transport protein B; the encoded protein is MLGNPNVGKTSIFNRLTNLLAKTSNFPGTTIDRRIGRVELRAGKTITLVDLPGMYSLEASSPEEEVARDFIAGESEKAPDAVLIVVDGTHLQRTLVVARQALQHGRPTLVAVNMIESARKRGIEIDLTLLSRKIGCPVVGVSARTGEGFDRLKSQLEVVLAGPALPVLLPGCEPESEPTVAGNALAADTDSEACGACRVCPYADGHQWATSLARESTRGALVASDEATDRADRILTHAWFGLVVFAGVMLAAFSLVFYFAQYPMEWLDGAFASLSGWVSSVLPEGDFRSLVTDGIIGGVGGVMIFLPQILILFFMLAILEDSGYLARAVVVVDRWMRRVGLPGQAFVPLLAAHACAIPAIMATKVIENRRDRLVTIMVIPLMTCSARLPVYSMVAAMLFPSQPLMAAGLFAAAYALGMLAAFVVAFLLKLTLLPGEPSPLILDLPPYRAPSIGNALRYAYERGWMFLRDAGTVILLISIAIWVLSTYPKLSDEGFEASLASNNVAVETLSEPELENMRASADQKYAIIGRMGEVVAPVFKPLGFDWKISVGVMTSFAAREVVVSTLSVLYGLGPEPENESSLQQRLASATNDDGTRVFNAATCVSLLVFFVLAMQCLPTQAVTKKETGSWGWAVFQFVYMTLLAYGAAFVAYQAVSSFT
- a CDS encoding FeoA family protein; its protein translation is MPTQREASDSFETNNSGAINGGSVAANGSVIETSLNRFRGTCGQITRLDVPAACATRLKSLGLFEGQRVQLARGGNPMIVKAAGGKIAVAGEIARGIFLSVAPS
- a CDS encoding NUDIX hydrolase — translated: MSHTKTLLQTSRFDVVEMELPSRDGQTHHRAYIRHPGAVVLLPLVDHDTVVMIENERTGVGETLLELPAGTRDPGEPVLTTAGRELVEETGYAAAQLDVVCEFYSAPGLGNELMHLVVAQDLTAGEQQLEATERIKPRLVNRKEIEQLVRSHSIRDSKTLVGLQCFLLDHHLT
- a CDS encoding MIP/aquaporin family protein — its product is MELPLLRRCVCELIGTYCLVLLGCGAMVVDAQTGALTHVGVATVWGLIVMTMIYSIGDLSGAHMNPAVSIAFTALGRLPTRDAASYMVAQFIGATLAALSLRAVLGVGDSQLGATMTILPPMSTWCVEAMMTGILMWIVMGVSTGAKEKSITAGLAVGATITMEAFVAGPLTNASMNPARSLGPAIAASYFENLWLYVTAPIAGALAGGFLYHWIRADSNPNPVIEHITTPEIEITASST
- a CDS encoding Glu/Leu/Phe/Val family dehydrogenase, whose translation is MKAFEATRLFFNQAADQLDISEELREALLMPDREVQVQVTIRLDSGKLANFVGFRVQHDHSRGPMKGGLRYHTEVDLDETRALASLMTWKTAVVNLPYGGAKGGIGVDPNDLSRSEIERLTRAFVDQIHDIVGPDTDIPAPDMGTDHQVMSWFRNQWEKYHGFHPAVITGKPVEEYGAKGREEATGRGVGTLTNKLIRRLGMASEKTRVAIQGFGNVGSHAAKFLHEAQFPIVAVSDVTGTYYHQDGLNIPELLRHKIAHPKGLLEGFEHAEHLPLEALLKLDKLDVLIPAALGGVITTENAGSISAKVIIEAANGPVHPGADEMLHQKGVTILPDILANAGGVTVSYFEWVQNRQHYRWSLDRVRQELDHTMNQAFEDVWQMASQHNVSLRTAAYMIGIARVKRATELAGLA
- a CDS encoding acyltransferase family protein — protein: MSKTELSLPSKQSFQIVSLVATVLVVGIHYRSTVPSSSVYSQLDFNEIAQEFLFGGVARIAVPLFAFLAGLFYFRSDDGTRATYLKKLNQRVRSVGIPYLLAGLIAVAVWCGIRVLEKKFSELTPGNLLSMWILRPPAEQLWFLRDLMVLVAIAPLIRRVVLHQMNRPWWIAVLGGMWLFNLQCFPIVSGWYLLNIETLLFFSIGCLAAQDTNWATRLENASPTLVTRTTILWLALVATRVWLRPNFDIWYVSRHGFLDLILHQGSIVVGGCAVMMLAYRIRNAFLLNVSSASFFVYLVHEFPLRAVIEKISARTLPADTACWIVMPMVVVGCYAVAFQLARFSPQGFAIFTGGRLPTSKLPVQDSVAQPLASSRGLGLPLKQFLTKRSKRFLG
- a CDS encoding AAA family ATPase; translated protein: MLREFSEHQQKMRDELGKVIVGQTETIEQLLAAIFTRGHCLLEGVPGLAKTLMVSTLSDILDVSFKRVQFTPDLMPSDITGTQVLEEDESGRRSFRFVEGPIFTNILLADEINRTPPKTQAALLEAMQERQVSVGRETHTLPDPFFTIATQNPVEQEGTYPLPEAQLDRFMFNIKIDYPTAEEEERILTATTRGETVSVNKVLSARAILTCQKLVGSIAAGPLVIRYASQLVRATRPSDESAPEYVRELVDWGAGPRAGQNLIAGAKAMAAMQGRFNCEPADVQRVALPVLRHRIATNFQAQAEGMDTDAIIRRLLKDIPIPEPPKMTGQSTPRKK